The proteins below come from a single Treponema phagedenis genomic window:
- a CDS encoding SPOR domain-containing protein: MEQKKILWVIISVTLFILIIVGTALFLYSPARSKNSAIATDLSKYTNDTQAYNQAGIDPNMWAREPDKIPEFGNAPAQLSGNTMNVLIVPSPESKQDIDVSDLTNSEENLGEKTNSLPPELAEQIGLNATPEKKEDKEVKAAKEQEPPAKKTVAKAEQKTESTPQVKKTSSQQVSSAKTQPKALAKAPQKLSSKSKTQAASTNSPSKSEMLFWVQTASLSSKINAERARDRLAEKHMKVEIFTKETLTGVTHRVRVGPFANKTEAEYWLKNIKTIDGFNGSYISQEKVKR; encoded by the coding sequence ATGGAACAAAAGAAAATTTTATGGGTTATTATATCAGTAACTTTGTTTATCTTAATTATTGTAGGAACTGCTTTATTTTTATATTCGCCCGCAAGATCCAAAAATTCCGCTATTGCGACCGATTTATCAAAATATACGAACGACACTCAAGCTTATAACCAAGCGGGGATTGATCCGAATATGTGGGCACGCGAACCCGATAAAATTCCTGAATTCGGAAATGCTCCTGCACAGCTTTCCGGAAATACGATGAATGTGCTGATTGTTCCCTCGCCGGAGTCAAAACAGGATATTGATGTTTCTGACTTGACTAATTCGGAAGAAAATCTCGGTGAAAAAACAAATTCGCTTCCTCCTGAACTCGCCGAGCAAATAGGTCTTAACGCAACTCCTGAAAAAAAAGAAGATAAAGAAGTGAAAGCGGCGAAAGAGCAAGAGCCGCCTGCAAAAAAGACTGTTGCAAAAGCAGAGCAGAAAACTGAATCTACTCCTCAAGTGAAGAAAACTTCTTCGCAGCAGGTTTCTTCCGCAAAAACACAACCAAAAGCGCTGGCAAAGGCTCCGCAGAAATTATCGAGCAAATCAAAGACTCAAGCTGCATCCACAAACTCACCTTCAAAATCGGAAATGCTTTTCTGGGTGCAAACAGCCTCTCTTTCAAGTAAAATAAATGCGGAGCGGGCGCGCGACAGACTTGCCGAAAAACATATGAAGGTTGAAATTTTTACAAAAGAAACTTTAACCGGAGTAACACATCGAGTTCGAGTCGGCCCCTTTGCCAATAAAACCGAGGCTGAATACTGGTTAAAAAACATTAAAACAATTGACGGTTTTAATGGAAGTTATATTTCACAAGAGAAAGTAAAAAGGTAA
- the coaE gene encoding dephospho-CoA kinase (Dephospho-CoA kinase (CoaE) performs the final step in coenzyme A biosynthesis.): MEEKRAPIIGLAGQSCAGKNVAAEILEKRGFYCIDADLVAHEVLAAESEEIAALFSEECEKNGLQLINADGSLNRRKLGELLFSDPVLLKKHEAFIFPKISAVTRKRINEAFLEDPHRPVLLNAPTLHKTKLLDECAFVLYITAPKILRIWRCKKRDKLSLKEIFKRFSNQTDFYSQYVYRNADIERVANYGTASMLEKKLEQILLKKGL, from the coding sequence ATGGAAGAAAAAAGAGCGCCGATTATCGGTTTGGCGGGGCAAAGTTGTGCCGGAAAGAATGTTGCTGCTGAAATTTTAGAAAAGCGGGGGTTTTATTGTATTGATGCCGACCTTGTTGCGCATGAAGTTTTGGCTGCGGAGTCTGAAGAAATAGCGGCTTTATTTTCGGAAGAGTGCGAAAAAAACGGGCTTCAACTTATAAATGCTGACGGCAGCCTTAATCGTAGAAAACTCGGTGAATTGTTGTTTTCCGACCCTGTATTGTTAAAAAAACACGAGGCTTTTATTTTTCCGAAAATAAGTGCTGTTACGCGCAAACGCATCAATGAGGCTTTTCTGGAGGATCCTCATCGCCCTGTTTTGCTGAATGCACCGACGTTGCACAAGACTAAGCTGCTTGACGAGTGTGCGTTTGTGCTATATATTACCGCACCGAAAATCTTACGTATATGGCGCTGCAAAAAAAGAGACAAGCTTTCGTTGAAAGAGATTTTCAAAAGATTTTCCAATCAAACGGATTTCTACTCTCAATATGTTTATAGAAATGCCGATATAGAAAGAGTAGCCAACTACGGAACTGCGTCTATGTTGGAAAAAAAACTGGAGCAGATACTTTTAAAAAAGGGTTTATAA
- the rpiA gene encoding ribose-5-phosphate isomerase RpiA gives MKALLTLDEQKQIVAKHAIDTLIKEGKIFSGMKIGLGTGSTAMPAVKRLAEYIQKGKLKNIAAVPSSFQTSIACEEFNIPIFSLSSGRINGELDLTIDGADEIDSKKNLIKGGGAALLREKIMAYNSKSFVIIGDESKQVKTLGTGFPLPIEIAPEARLSIMKKLESWGVSMVLRDGIRKKGPVVTDNGNFILDIKWPAQAKTNPSKFEKELNAIPGVIENGFFTENPPRVFIANAGGEVKEF, from the coding sequence ATGAAAGCCCTCTTAACGCTTGATGAGCAAAAACAAATAGTAGCAAAACATGCAATTGACACTTTAATAAAAGAAGGAAAGATTTTTTCAGGAATGAAAATCGGGTTAGGTACCGGTTCAACCGCCATGCCTGCGGTAAAACGCCTCGCCGAGTATATTCAAAAAGGAAAACTCAAAAACATTGCGGCGGTTCCAAGCAGTTTTCAAACTTCAATTGCCTGCGAGGAGTTTAATATTCCGATATTTTCTTTGAGTTCCGGCAGAATTAACGGCGAGCTTGATCTTACCATAGACGGAGCGGATGAGATAGATTCTAAAAAGAATTTGATCAAAGGCGGTGGGGCTGCTTTGCTGCGTGAAAAAATAATGGCGTATAACAGCAAAAGCTTTGTGATTATCGGCGATGAATCAAAGCAGGTAAAAACGCTTGGTACAGGTTTTCCTTTACCGATAGAAATTGCTCCCGAAGCCCGTTTGAGCATTATGAAAAAACTTGAAAGCTGGGGCGTGTCCATGGTACTCCGTGACGGCATACGCAAAAAAGGCCCCGTTGTTACTGATAACGGAAACTTTATTTTAGACATTAAATGGCCTGCACAGGCAAAGACAAACCCTTCTAAATTTGAAAAAGAACTAAACGCTATTCCCGGTGTTATTGAAAACGGTTTTTTCACCGAAAACCCACCCCGCGTGTTCATCGCCAATGCAGGCGGCGAGGTTAAGGAGTTCTAG
- a CDS encoding type I 3-dehydroquinate dehydratase, producing MTPKICLVLTEDTIEKNLVLVQKYRSLIDIAELRADFLQPQEVLLIRRFPELAGLPVILTVRRRIDGGRFTAGEATRVTIFARGLAFSDPDPAKNFSYIDLEGDLQAPSIEEAARAFNITIIRSKYNHKKAITDIDAEIQQVRRSDDEIVKIAYKANSLSDVTNLFRFANHERGRCILVAMGAYGVPSRLLASRLNSEITYVMPQEKTSEFIPGLIDPFSLVYLYRFKQINEKTKIFGVVGSDVSESLSPQMHNKAYAKQNINAVYIPINARVSEDVIEFAEVAGVSGLSIDHPFKKPIVSSMNECSKTTTAIRAANTAVYSNGSWKAFNTDVESFSKALQEFLQVKNLRFKRVAIIGAGGAAQAVAYAVKQLHGKACIFNRTVEKAKQIALPYRFKWAILAPASVKLLEKYSSIIIQTTTVGNSFSLAEDPLFFYTFTGKEAVFDLNYKPEKTALLTHAEEAGCKITNGYRMLEYQTYRQFKIFTGEDYESPLNA from the coding sequence ATGACGCCAAAAATTTGTCTTGTTTTAACTGAGGATACGATAGAAAAAAATCTTGTGCTGGTGCAAAAGTATCGGAGTTTGATTGATATCGCGGAGCTGCGTGCGGATTTTTTGCAGCCACAGGAGGTGTTGCTAATTAGACGATTCCCCGAGTTGGCGGGGCTTCCGGTTATTCTTACTGTGCGGCGACGGATTGACGGCGGAAGGTTTACGGCGGGAGAGGCAACTCGAGTTACTATTTTTGCACGTGGGCTTGCATTCAGCGACCCTGATCCGGCTAAAAATTTTTCTTATATTGATCTTGAAGGAGATTTACAAGCTCCAAGTATTGAAGAAGCGGCTCGCGCTTTTAATATTACTATTATTCGCAGTAAATATAATCATAAAAAAGCAATTACAGATATTGATGCGGAAATTCAACAAGTTAGACGCTCCGATGATGAGATAGTAAAAATTGCATACAAGGCGAATTCTCTTTCCGATGTTACCAACCTTTTTAGGTTTGCAAATCATGAACGAGGAAGATGTATTTTAGTTGCAATGGGAGCGTATGGAGTTCCTTCTCGTCTTTTGGCAAGCAGGCTTAATTCGGAAATTACGTATGTGATGCCTCAAGAGAAAACATCAGAATTTATTCCCGGATTGATCGATCCTTTTTCTTTGGTTTATTTGTATCGGTTTAAGCAGATAAATGAAAAGACAAAAATTTTCGGTGTTGTCGGATCGGATGTTTCGGAAAGTTTAAGCCCGCAAATGCATAATAAAGCGTATGCAAAACAAAACATCAATGCAGTGTATATTCCGATCAATGCAAGAGTTTCTGAAGATGTAATTGAATTTGCAGAGGTTGCGGGTGTTAGCGGACTTTCGATTGATCATCCGTTCAAGAAGCCGATTGTTTCATCCATGAATGAGTGCTCAAAAACAACAACGGCAATTAGAGCAGCAAATACTGCAGTGTATTCAAACGGAAGTTGGAAGGCTTTTAATACCGATGTGGAATCTTTTTCAAAAGCTTTACAGGAATTTTTGCAAGTAAAAAATTTGCGTTTTAAACGGGTAGCAATTATCGGTGCGGGCGGAGCGGCACAAGCGGTTGCTTATGCAGTAAAACAGTTGCACGGCAAAGCCTGTATATTCAATCGGACTGTAGAGAAGGCAAAACAAATTGCCCTCCCTTATCGATTTAAATGGGCAATACTTGCTCCTGCATCGGTTAAGTTACTGGAAAAGTATTCTTCAATTATTATTCAAACCACAACAGTCGGGAATAGTTTTTCACTTGCGGAAGATCCGCTTTTCTTTTATACTTTTACAGGAAAAGAAGCGGTGTTTGATTTAAATTACAAACCTGAAAAAACAGCCTTGCTTACTCATGCGGAAGAAGCCGGCTGCAAAATAACAAACGGTTATAGAATGCTGGAATATCAAACATATCGGCAATTTAAAATTTTTACTGGAGAAGATTATGAAAGCCCTCTTAACGCTTGA